CCGCCGCCGAATCCCCACAGGATGATCCCGGGCAGCAGCGCCCAGTACGACCCGTGCGCCGACATCCCCAGCGCGGTGATCGCGACACCCGCGCCGTTCACGACCAGCGTCCCGGTGAAGACCGTGCGCAGGGTGAACCGGTTCAGCAGAGGCGCGGTGAGCTTCCCGGCCGCCATCGAGACGGCGCACAGCGGCAGGAACGCGAGGCCGGCCTCCGTCGGGCTGTAGCCGAGGACCGGCTGAAGGTACGTCGTCAGCACGTAGTACCCCGTCGCCAGTCCCACCATGAACAGGAAGGCGACGGCCATCGTGACGGCCAGCGTGCGGGTACGCACCAGGCGCAGCGGCATCAGCGGCGAGGGAGTCACTGCCTCCACCACCACGAAAGAGATCAGCAGCAGCCCGCCGAGCACCTCGGCGCCGAGCGACTGAAGGGACGTCCAGCCCGACGACGGGCCGGACGCCAGGCCGAACACGATCAGCGAGGCGCCCGCGGTCGCCAACAGCGCGCCCGGAACGTCGAACTCCCGGATCGCCTTGCGTGCCGGCCCGTCCGCCGGCAGCAGCCGCGTGCCGGCCACTATCGCGATCACCGTCAGCGGCACGTTGACGAACATCACCGACGACCAGCCCCACCAGTCGGTGAACAGACCACCGAGCAGCGCTCCGGCCGCCAGGCCCCCGCCGCCGATCGCGCCCCACACCGACATCGCGCGGTTGCGCTCCCGGCCCTCCGGGAACCCGATGAAGATCAACGTCAGCGTCGCCGGGAACAGCAACGCCCCGCCGCCGCCCTGCACCGCGCGTGCCGCGATCAGCAGCCCCGGGGTGTTCGCGAGCCCACCCACGAGCGAGGACAGCCCGTAGATCACCAGCGACGCGAACCATACCCGCCGGGCGCCGAGCCGGTCGACCAGCCGGCCGCCGAAAAGCAGCAGCCCGCCATAGCCCACCGCGTAGGCGGAAACGACCCATTGCAGCGACTGGGCCGAGAAGTTCAGCGACTCACCGATATCCGGCAACGCCACGTAGACGATGTTGTAGTCGACCGCGATGATCAGCTGCGAGAACCCCAACAGCGCGAGCCGCCACCCCAATTTCGTCGGCGCCAGCCCAGAAGTATCCGTCATGGACCCGGTCAATCCCCTCGAAACGACTGCGACGGCATGACATTTCCCGTACCGGCCCGGTGTCTGCTGCGGGCCTGCACTGCGCGCATAGGTTACACGGCGTTCAACTTACGCACTAAGTATAGGTGCCATGCGCCGTTAAGTGTCAAGCGTCCAGCCAGCCCCTGGCCCTGCCGGCCCGGCCCCCGTCGATCGCTCCGGCACGACCGCGGGCCCGCGACCTGGGGTGTTGTCCTGCGAGCAGGCAAGTGTCCGCGCGGGCCGGCGGGCCCGGGCCGGCAGGCCCCGGCCCTCGTCCGCGAAGCGCCGTGGACGCCACTCGCCCGCCAGCCACTCCTCCCCCGCCGCCGCCGGCCGGCCCCGGCCCCCCTATCGAGCCGCTCGCGGCGCACGTACCTGGGCGGTTGGTGGCCGGTCGACCCGCGCGGCAGCGGCTCGTCGCACCCGCCACGACCGCGGCCACCCGATATCAGGCGAATCGGCTAGGGGGGGCGCGGCAAGCCTGGGGTTGGCCGGGACGGAAACGAAACATAGCGTGGCGAAGGGGTGACCCAACGCCACGCGGAATACGTGGCGGTCATGAGAAGGACCGGTATTTCCGGCAGCGCTGCCGGCCCGGCTTCCGCATAAGACCGCATGTGCGTGACGGGGCACTTCGTGCGCGGCGCGGCGCGGCGCCGGGAAATCCACAGGGAGACCTTTCGCTTTTCGGCCAACGGGATGCCGTGGGACCGCGCGGACCGGGCGAACGCCCTCCGCGCCGGCGGGACCGGCACACCCGCCCCGCCTCGGCGGGTTGGCCCCCTATCACGGAAGGCGGACTCGACGGTGACGACACACGCGGTCGGGATCATCTCGACCGGCTCGTACGTCCCCAAGGAAGAAGTCAGCAACGAGGAGGTAGCGGCCCGCTGCGGCGTCACGGCGGAGTGGATCGAGCGCAAGACCGAGATCAGGAGCCGCCGCTACGCTCCGCCGCACGAGGCGGCCTCCGACCTCGCCGCCCGGGCCGCCGCCGAAGCGCTGGACGCCGCGGAGGTGCCCGCCGCGGCGATCGACTACCTGATCGTCTCGACCTCCACCGGAGACTCCCCGCAGCCGCCGACCTCCGCGCTGGTCCAGCACGCGATCGGCGCGTACGGCGCGGCCTGCTTCGACGTCAACGCCGTGTGCAGCGGCTTCGTCTACGGCCTCGAGCTGGCCCGGGCGCTGATCGCGCTGCGCCCCGGGTCCCGGGCATTGGTGATCGCCGCCGACGTGTACTCCCGGATCCTGGACTTCTCCGACCGGCGCACCGCGCCGCTGTTCGCCGACGGGGCCGGAGCGGCCGTCGTGGGCGAGGTCGACGAGCCCTACGGCTTCCTCGGCACCGACCTGTCCACCAGCGGCGACGCACACCACCTCATCCGGGTGGAAGCCGGCGGCAGCCGGTCGCCCGCCTCGGCGGAGACACTCGCGGAGGGCGGCCACTACTTCCGCATGGAGGGCCGCGCCGTGCGCGAGTTCGTCAACCAGCGGCTGCCCTCGGCGCTGGAGCGGCTGGTCGAGGGCGCCGGCCGGCGGCTGGGCGAGGTCGACCACTTCGTGCCGCACCAGGCCAACGGCGTGATGATGCGCGAGCTCGTCGAGGCCGCGGGGCTCACGCGGGCCACCACCCACCGCACGGTGGAGCGGTACGGCAACCTGGGCTCCGCCTCCATCCCCGTCACCTTGGACGAGGCCAACCGCGCCGGGCGGCTGCGCCGCGGCGAACTGGTGCTGCTCGCCGGTTTCGGCGGGGGCATGGCGGTGGGCACGTCGCTGCTCAGCTGGCGGGGGGCCGCGGCATGACGGACACCCTGGCAGTGGACGCGGCCACGCCCGCGGGGCGCCTGCGCCGGCTCGGCGTGGTCGGCTGCGGGCAGATGGGCGCCGGCGTGGTCGAGATCGCCGCGAGGGCGGGGCTCGACGTGCGGGTCGCCGTCTCCTCCGTGCACTCCGGCGAGCGCGGCCTGCGCCGGATCACCGGATCGCTGGACCGCGCGGTCGCCAAGACGAAGATCAGCGCGGCGGAGCGGGACGGCGCGCTGGACCGGATCTCCTTCACCACCGCGCTGGACGACCTGGCGGACCGCCAGGCGGTCGTCGAGGCGGTCCCCGAGCACGAGTCCGCCAAGCTCCAGGTCTTCGCCCTGCTCGACAAGATCGTGACGGATCCGGAGGCGATCCTGGCCTCCAACACCTCCTCGCTGCCGATCGTCCGGCTCGCCCGCGCCACGCAGAATCCCGGCCGGGTTGTCGGCCTGCACTTCTTCAACCCGGTGCCGGTGCTGCCACTGGTCGAGGTAGTCGGCTCGGTGCTCACCGACCAGCACACCGTGGATCGCGCTGAGTACCTGGCTACCGAGGTTCTCGGCAAGACCGCGATCCGTTCGCCCGACCGGGCCGGTTTCCTGGTCAACGCCCTGTTGTTCCCGTACCTGCTGGCCGCCGTCCGGATGGTGGAGGCCGGCATCGCGACGCCCGATGACGTCGACCGCGGCATGGTGGCGGGCTGCTCCCATCCGATGGGCCCGCTGCGCCTGCTGGACCTGATCGGCCTGGACACCACGGTGTCGATCGCCGATGCGCTGTACGCGGAGTTCAAGGAGCCGCTGTACGCGCCGCCGCCGCTGCTGCTGCGCATGGTCGACGGCGGCCTGCTCGGCAGGAAGACCGGCCGGGGTTTCTACGAATACGCGTGAGGCCTGCGGCTTCTCCGCCCGCCCGGGGCCGGCGCCCGGGCGGGCGTCGTCGAGCGCTGAAACGGTCGACGCGATGAGAGCTGTCCACGGAAAGAGTCAAGGAAGGCGGATGGATCAATGGCGTCTACGGCTAAGGGCACCTCGTCGGCCGACACGGTGGTCGCGGCGCTGCGGGATTCGTTGAAGGAGACGGCCCGGCTCCGGCAGCGCAACCGGGAACTGGCGGCCCGGGACCGGGAGCCGGTGGCGATCGTGGGTATGGCCTGCCGTTTTCCGGGCGGTGTCGAGTCTCCTGAGGATCTGTGGGATCTGGTCGTCGAGGGGCGTGACGGGACGTCGGAGTTTCCGGGGGATCGTGGTTGGGATTTGGGGCGTCTTTTTGGTGGGGGTGGGGATGTTCCTGGGTCGTCGGTTACGCGGCGGGGTGGTTTTCTGGGGGGTGCTGGGGGTTTCGATGCGGAGTTCTTTGGGATTTCGCCGCGTGAGGCGTTGGCGATGGATCCGCAGCAGCGGGTCTTGTTGGAGGTGTGCTGGGAGGCGTTCGAGCGTGCCGGGATCGACCCGACCACCCTGCGGGGGTCGCGCACCGGCGTGTATGCCGGGCTGATGTACCACGACTACGGCCCGCACCTGCACCTGCCCGTGGAGGGGGTGGACGGCCACCGGCTGACCGGGACTCTCGGCAGTGTTTTGTCGGGGCGGGTGGCGTATGTGTTTGGTCTGGAGGGGGCGGCGGTGACGGTGGATACGGCGTGTTCGTCGTCGTTGGTGGCGTTGCATGTGGCGGTGGGGGCGTTGCGGCGGGGTGAGTGTGGGGTGGCGTTGGCGGGTGGGGTGACGGTGATGTCGTCGCCGGGGACGTTTGTGGAGTTTTCTCGGCAGGGTGGGTTGTCGGGGGATGGTCGGTGTCGGTCGTTTGCGGCGGGTGCGGATGGTACGGGGTGGGCGGAGGGTGCGGGGGTTCTGGTGTTGCAGCGGCTTTCGGATGCGGTGCGGGAGGGGCGTCGGGTTTTGGCGGTGGTGCGGGGTAGTGCGGTGAATCAGGATGGTGCGTCGAATGGTCTGACGGCGCCGAACGGCCCATCACAGGAACGTGTGATTCGGGCGGCGTTGGCGGATGCGGGATTGGCCACGGGGGACGTGGACGCGGTCGAGGGGCATGGAACCGGAACCCGACTTG
Above is a window of Pseudofrankia saprophytica DNA encoding:
- a CDS encoding MFS transporter, with product MTDTSGLAPTKLGWRLALLGFSQLIIAVDYNIVYVALPDIGESLNFSAQSLQWVVSAYAVGYGGLLLFGGRLVDRLGARRVWFASLVIYGLSSLVGGLANTPGLLIAARAVQGGGGALLFPATLTLIFIGFPEGRERNRAMSVWGAIGGGGLAAGALLGGLFTDWWGWSSVMFVNVPLTVIAIVAGTRLLPADGPARKAIREFDVPGALLATAGASLIVFGLASGPSSGWTSLQSLGAEVLGGLLLISFVVVEAVTPSPLMPLRLVRTRTLAVTMAVAFLFMVGLATGYYVLTTYLQPVLGYSPTEAGLAFLPLCAVSMAAGKLTAPLLNRFTLRTVFTGTLVVNGAGVAITALGMSAHGSYWALLPGIILWGFGGGVGFTVVFGAAGLGVSPLEQGVATSAASTSMQIGGAVGLAALVAVANHGIDYGGVPAPSAAEIVDGLQLAGVIAGIVVAAACLITFFFLKNPAPPVETEPVEARADEVEGASATA
- a CDS encoding 3-oxoacyl-ACP synthase III family protein, whose protein sequence is MTTHAVGIISTGSYVPKEEVSNEEVAARCGVTAEWIERKTEIRSRRYAPPHEAASDLAARAAAEALDAAEVPAAAIDYLIVSTSTGDSPQPPTSALVQHAIGAYGAACFDVNAVCSGFVYGLELARALIALRPGSRALVIAADVYSRILDFSDRRTAPLFADGAGAAVVGEVDEPYGFLGTDLSTSGDAHHLIRVEAGGSRSPASAETLAEGGHYFRMEGRAVREFVNQRLPSALERLVEGAGRRLGEVDHFVPHQANGVMMRELVEAAGLTRATTHRTVERYGNLGSASIPVTLDEANRAGRLRRGELVLLAGFGGGMAVGTSLLSWRGAAA
- a CDS encoding 3-hydroxybutyryl-CoA dehydrogenase yields the protein MTDTLAVDAATPAGRLRRLGVVGCGQMGAGVVEIAARAGLDVRVAVSSVHSGERGLRRITGSLDRAVAKTKISAAERDGALDRISFTTALDDLADRQAVVEAVPEHESAKLQVFALLDKIVTDPEAILASNTSSLPIVRLARATQNPGRVVGLHFFNPVPVLPLVEVVGSVLTDQHTVDRAEYLATEVLGKTAIRSPDRAGFLVNALLFPYLLAAVRMVEAGIATPDDVDRGMVAGCSHPMGPLRLLDLIGLDTTVSIADALYAEFKEPLYAPPPLLLRMVDGGLLGRKTGRGFYEYA